In Thunnus thynnus chromosome 13, fThuThy2.1, whole genome shotgun sequence, the following proteins share a genomic window:
- the tm4sf21a gene encoding transmembrane 4 L6 family member 1 codes for MCTGKCSRCIAVTLYPLVVISIICNIVLFFPGGEIKYAKDGHITEEVKYMGGLIGGGIMVLIPALYIHMTGQKGCCGNRCGMFLSIVFAAVGVAGALYSFIVAVLGLQNGPLCKTTIIWTTPFKNSDPSYLTDSSWWGRCIEPKNIVHFNIGLFGTLLATSCLELILCGIQMVNGLFGCLCGACINKGPL; via the exons ATGTGTACTGGAAAATGTTCCCGTTGCATTGCTGTTACTCTGTACCCATTAGTGGTCATATCCATCATCTGTAACATAGTGCTGTTCTTTCCTGGTGGGGAGATCAAGTATGCCAAAGATGGACATATTACTGAGGAGGTGAAATACATGGGAGGACTCATAGGAGGGGGTATAATG GTGTTGATCCCAGCACTTTACATCCACATGACTGGACAGAAGGGCTGCTGTGGGAATCGCTGTGGG ATGTTCTTATCAATTGTATTCGCTGCAGTGGGTGTGGCTGGTGCCCTGTACAGCTTCATTGTGGCAGTGCTTGGTTTGCAGAATGGCCCTCTTTGCAAAACGACTATTATTTGGACGACACCTTTCAAGAACAG TGACCCGAGTTACCTGACTGACAGTTCGTGGTGGGGACGATGCATAGAGCCTAAGAACATTGTGCACTTCAACATTGGATTGTTTGGTACTCTGCTGGCCACAAGCTGCCTGGAGCTGATTCTCTGCGGCATTCAGATGGTCAACGGCCTCTTTGGCTGCCTGTGCGGAGCCTGCATCAACAAAGGG CCACTGTGA
- the LOC137195467 gene encoding transmembrane 4 L6 family member 4-like produces the protein MCTAKCSRCIAVTLFPLAAISIICSIVLFFPGGDIKYAKEGHITEEVKYMGGLIGGGIMVLISALYIQCTGEEGCCGNRVGMFFSIIFAGVAVFGALLSMALAVLALRNGPLCKYEEQWTTPFNNSNLDYLNNPELWEKCTEPKSIVQFNTGLFLTLIAINSLQAFLCNIQMINGFFGCLFGTCIKK, from the exons ATGTGTACCGCAAAATGTTCCCGTTGCATTGCTGTTACTCTGTTCCCATTAGCAGCCATATCCATCATCTGTAGCATTGTGCTGTTCTTTCCTGGTGGGGATATCAAGTATGCCAAAGAAGGACATATTACTGAGGAGGTGAAATACATGGGAGGACTCATTGGAGGGGGTATAATG GTGTTGATATCAGCGCTTTACATCCAATGCACTGGAGAAGAGGGATGCTGTGGAAATCGCGTCGGG ATGTTCTTTTCTATTATATTCGCTGGAGTGGCTGTGTTCGGTGCCCTGCTGAGTATGGCTTTGGCAGTGTTAGCTTTGCGTAACGGGCCCCTCTGCAAATATGAAGAGCAATGGACAACACCTTTTAACAACAG CAACTTGGACTACCTGAATAATCCTGAGTTGTGGGAGAAATGCACCGAGCCTAAAAGCATTGTGCAGTTCAACACTGGATTGTTCTTGACTCTGATAGCCATAAACTCCCTGCAGGCGTTCCTCTGCAACATTCAGATGATCAACGGCTTTTTTGGCTGCCTGTTTGGAACCTGCATCAAAAAATAG
- the LOC137195466 gene encoding mannose-P-dolichol utilization defect 1 protein-like, with protein MATSPVKEFLVTHLMPAKCYEELFVNFHFHVPCIKFVLNKTAGFWILLDTFLAQLLQLLKILWRGSAEGLSLPSVLLQLYAFSCPVVYAVANSFPLFAWGERLFTLAQTAVIVFLILRYRGETLKGVLFLLTYSGLMFLLGSYTAAAVISVMQPSALAALIASKVLQAGTNYCNGHTGQLSTLSVFLSCAGSLGLLFVSLQEEGGSLTTLSHTLSACLGCVLLAQVLCYKSSSKKKTE; from the exons ATGGCTACGTCTCCCGTCAAAGAGTTCCTGGTTACGCATTTAATGCCAGCAAAATGTTACGAGGAGCTTTTCGTCAACTTTCACTTTCACG TGCCGTGCATTAAGTTTGTCCTGAACAAAACTGCTGGATTTTGGATCCTCCTGGACACATTTCTGG CGCAGCTACTTCAGCTGTTGAAGATACTGTGGAGAGGAAGTGCAGAGGGCCTGAGTCTCCCCTCCGTCCTGCTGCAGCTTTATGCCTTCTCATGTCCTGTTGTGTATGCTGTGGCCAACAGCTTCCCACTCTT CGCCTGGGGTGAGAGGCTCTTCACGTTGGCCCAGACAGCAGTGATTGTCTTCCTCATCCTGCGTTATCGTGGTGAAACTCTCAAAG GAGTGCTGTTCCTCTTGACTTACAGTGGTTTAATGTTCCTCCTGGGCTCCTatacagctgcagcagtcatCTCAGTGATGCAGCCTTCCGCTCTGGCAGCTTTAATTGCAAGCAAG GTTCTCCAGGCTGGAACTAACTACTGTAATGGCCACACGGGACAACTGTCCACTCTGTCTGTGTTCCTATCGTGCGCAGGGTCTCTGGGtctcctctttgtttctctgcag gAGGAAGGAGGCTCTCTCACTACTCTGTCCCACACCCTGTCAGCCTGTCTCGGCTGTGTCCTTCTGGCCCAGGTCCTCTGCTACAAGAGCAGCAGTAAAAAGAAGACTGAGTAA